The Oncorhynchus masou masou isolate Uvic2021 chromosome 31, UVic_Omas_1.1, whole genome shotgun sequence genome includes a region encoding these proteins:
- the LOC135524368 gene encoding ADP-ribosylation factor 4-like — protein MGLLISSVFTRLFGKKQMRILMVGLDAAGKTTILYKLKLGEIVTTIPTIGFNVETVEYKNICFTVWDVGGQDKIRPLWRHYFQNTQGLIFVVDSNDRERVAESAEELSKMLQEDELREAVLLVFANKQDLPNAMAVSDLTDKLGLQSLRSRVWHVQATCATQGTGLYEGLDWLSNELSKQ, from the exons ATGGGGCTTCTCATCTCGTCAGTTTTTACCAGACTGTTCGGCAAGAAACAGATGAGAATACTTATGG TTGGCTTGGATGCTGCAGGGAAAACCACTATCTTGTACAAACTGAAGCTGGGAGAAATAGTGACCACCATTCCAACTATTG GCTTTAACGTGGAGACGGTGGAGTACAAGAACATCTGCTTCACAGTGTGGGATGTGGGTGGTCAGGACAAGATCAGACCTCTCTGGAGACACTACTTCCAGAACACACAG GGTCTGATCTTTGTAGTAGACAgcaacgacagagagagagtggcggAGTCTGCAGAGGAGCTCTCCAAAATG ctccaggaGGATGAGTTGAGAGAAGCAGTATTGCTGGTGTTTGCTAACAAGCAGGACCTTCCCAACGCTATGGCTGTTAGCGACCTCACGGACAAACTAGGACTGCAGAGCCTCCGCAGCAGAGTG TGGCACGTGCAGGCGACCTGTGCAACGCAGGGCACAGGACTGTATGAAGGACTGGACTGGCTTTCCAACGAGCTGTCCAAGCAGTAA
- the pex11a gene encoding peroxisomal membrane protein 11A: protein MESFVKFTNQSQGRDRIFRTTQYACALVKYLLRNNSARKELVVKLQSLESNMSSGRKLLRLGNTVNSIDAAKRTLQLSDPVLRLCLTVANINRALYFICDNVLWARNVGLVPGIDKERWSLNASCCYFLSLVMSLTRDVYVITQTMVQRTRDRQFQEKMDQHLNDNPDVATVIVPQLDAFLFLLFESLKSHPSVTLDTLKNICDIFIPLDRLGVYRSNPGVVGFCGLISSLLGIVSVLHPSLKIQP, encoded by the exons atggagtcttttgttaaaTTCACAAATCAAAGTCAAGGAAGGGATCGTATTTTCAG GACAACCCAATATGCATGTGCCTTGGTGAAGTATTTGCTTCGCAATAATTCTGCAAGGAAAGAGCTTGTTGTCAAGCTGCAGAGTCTGGAGTCCAACATGAGTTCTGGAAGGAAAT TGCTCAGACTGGGGAACACTGTGAATTCCATTGACGCTGCCAAGCGAACCTTGCAGCTCTCTGACCCTGTGTTGCGCCTCTGCCTTACTGTGGCGAACATCAACCGCGCCCTTTACTTTATCTGCGACAATGTGCTCTGGGCCAGAAATGTTGGCCTTGTCCCTGGTATCGACAAGGAGCGCTGGAGCTTGAATGCCTCTTGTTGCTACTTCCTGTCCCTGGTTATGAGTCTGACCAGAGATGTTTACGTAATCACCCAGACTATGGTTCAGAGAACCAGAGATAGGCAGTTTCAGGAGAAAATGGATCAGCACCTCAATGACAACCCTGATGTGGCTACTGTTATTGTTCCTCAACTGGATGCTTTTCTGTTCCTGCTTTTCGAGAGTCTTAAAAGCCATCCCTCGGTTACCCTTGACACACTGAAAAACATTTGTGATATTTTCATTCCACTGGACAGGCTGGGTGTGTACCGGTCAAACCCAGGAGTGGTGGGCTTTTGTGGGCTGATTTCATCTCTCTTAGGGATAGTGTCAGTCTTGCACCCCAGTTTGAAAATCCAACCATAA